One window from the genome of Choloepus didactylus isolate mChoDid1 chromosome 2, mChoDid1.pri, whole genome shotgun sequence encodes:
- the TMEM82 gene encoding transmembrane protein 82, whose protein sequence is MFSLSPFLSWVPGLPSLEWGSSLLDVILQGLIGACGVSVLSSLLKVYFFVGCANDPERSQEKERLQAQWAPLETLHLTVLALFLTVVGSRVAALVVLEFSLRAVSTLLSLGKGSRGTEKLQLYLLCQYSLGCGLTCGLSFLQEGAPHRTLNLLLGLGLAALLGTGARRLHRHVGRLYELHSSEQYCGVCLGLLAGAHDLPRLLGRALTVALVVGDLAAVALINQDFQTTSEAVRFWTPLTICYALLVVYMQEEQRQRPGMQSQVQTVLVRMGGLFVLLLTVGRWLDVLGVLISLLGELWCLADVRTLFDLCQIQDFPSQRRSVSAPRQLPPSAPARPQGTDES, encoded by the exons ATGTTCTCCCTGTCACCCTTCCTCTCCTGGGTGCCCGGCCTCCCCTCCCTTGAGTGGGGCTCCAGCCTCCTGGATGTCATCCTGCAAG GCCTCATCGGGGCTTGCGGAGTCTCGGTCCTGAGCAGCCTCCTGAAGGTTTACTTCTTCGTGGGCTGTGCCAA TGACCCGGAGCGGAGCCAGGAAAAGGAGCGGCTGCAGGCCCAGTGGGCCCCGCTGGAGACGCTGCACCTGACTGTGCTGGCCTTGTTCTTGACCGTCGTGGGCTCCCGGGTGGCCGCCCTCGTGGTGCTCGAGTTCTCCCTCAGGGCCGTCTCCACACTGCTTTCCCTGGGCAAG GGCTCACGGGGCACCGAGAAGCTGCAGCTCTACCTGCTGTGCCAGTACTCACTGGGCTGCGGGCTGACGTGCGGCCTGAGCTTCCTGCAGGAGGGCGCCCCTCACCGCACCCTGAACCTGCTGCTGGGCCTCGGGCTGGCCGCCCTGCTTGGCACGGGCGCCCGCCGCCTCCACCGCCACGTCGGCCGCCTCTACGAGCTGCACAGCAGCGAGCAGTACTGCGGCGTGTGCCTGGGCCTGCTGGCCGGTGCCCACGACCTCCCCCGGCTGCTGGGCCGTGCCCTGACTGTGGCCTTGGTGGTGGGCGACCTGGCGGCTGTGGCCCTCATCAACCAGGACTTCCAGACCACCTCGGAGGCTGTGCGCTTCTGGACACCGCTCACCATCTGCTACGCACTGCTGGTTGTCTACATGCAGG AGGAGCAGCGGCAGCGGCCCGGCATGCAGAGCCAGGTCCAGACGGTGCTGGTGCGCATGGGCGGCCTCTTCGTGCTGCTGCTGACCGTGGGCCGCTGGCTGGACGTCCTGGGCGTGCTCATCTCCCTGCTGGGCGAGCTCTGGTGCCTGGCAGACGTCCGCACACTGTTCGATCTTTGCCAGATCCAG GATTTTCCATCCCAGAGGCGTTCAGTGTCAGCTCCAAGACAGCTCCCGCCCTCAGCGCCCGCCCGGCCCCAGGGGACAGATGAGTCCTGA
- the SLC25A34 gene encoding solute carrier family 25 member 34 isoform X1 — protein MPMPRGQPAPGTEAMQEVPPVVDLVLGASACCLACVFTNPLEVVKTRLQLQGELQARGTYPRPYRGLVASVVAVAQADGLWGLQKGLAAGLLYQGLMNSVRFYCYSLACQAGLAQQPGGIVVAGALAGALGAFVGSPAYLVKTQLQAQTVAAMAVGHQHNHQTVLGALTTIWRQQGLAGLWRGVGGAVPRVMVGSAAQLATFASAKAWVQERQWLPEDSWLVALAGGMISSVAVVAVMTPFDVVSTRLYNQPVDRAGRGRLYGGLADCLVKIWRQEGPLGLFKGLSLTYLRLGPHTILSMLFWDKLRNLVGWAQRQDT, from the exons TTGCCTGGCTTGTGTCTTCACCAACCCCCTGGAAGTGGTGAAGACGCGGCTGCAGCTGCAGGGGGAATTGCAAGCCCGGGGCACCTACCCACGGCCCTACCGGGGCTTGGTGGCCTCGGTGGTGGCCGTGGCCCAGGCCGACGGGCTGTGGGGCCTGCAGAAGGGACTGGCCGCCGGCCTCCTCTACCAAGGCCTCATGAACAGCGTCCGCTTCTACTGCTACAGCCTGGCGTGCCAGGCCGGCCTCGCCCAGCAGCCCGGGGGCATCGTGGTCGCGGGGGCCCTGGCCGGGGCCCTGGGAGCCTTCGTGGGGAGCCCCGCTTACCTG GTGAAAACCCAGCTGCAGGCCCAGACGGTGGCCGCGATGGCCGTGGGGCACCAGCACAACCACCAG ACCGTCCTGGGCGCCTTGACGACCATCTGGCGGCAACAGGGCCTGGCGGGGCTGTGGCGGGGCGTGGGGGGCGCCGTGCCCCGCGTCATGGTGGGCTCGGCAGCCCAGCTGGCCACCTTCGCCTCCGCCAAGGCCTGGGTGCAGGAGCGGCAG TGGCTCCCGGAGGACAGCTGGCTGGTGGCCCTGGCCGGGGGCATGATCAGCAGCGTGGCCGTGGTGGCAGTCATGACACCCTTCGACGTGGTCAGCACGCGGCTGTACAACCAGCCCGTGGACAGAGCTGGCAGG GGCCGGCTGTACGGGGGCCTCGCCGACTGCCTGGTGAAGATCTGGCGGCAGGAGGGCCCCCTGGGGCTGTTCAAGGGCCTGAGCCTGACCTACCTGCGCCTGGGCCCCCACACCATTCTCAGCATGCTCTTCTGGGACAAGCTCCGGAACCTGGTGGGGTGGGCCCAGCGGCAGGACACTTAg